The genomic window TCTGCAACAAAGGGCTACTCTGCAAATGCACCTCTGAAGGTCGGATTCATCTACGATGCAGACATAGAGGAATCACGTTGGATAGACAGCCACGAGGCAGGCAGGCTATATGTCGATGAGATGACGGGCAGCAACGTTGTTACAAAGGCTTACCAGTGCGGTAAAAACACCACCCTCGACACTATCGAAGCGGCTGTGAACGACGGCTGCAAGGTCATATTCACCGTGTCGCCCTCGATGATAGATGATTCTATCAAGGCTGCTATAAAGTTCACTGGAGTAAAGATACTCAACTGCTCGTTCGGAAACTCTGCTGCGACTGTTAGGTGCTATTACGGCAAGCTCTACGAAGCGGCTTTCCTTATGGGCATACTCGCTGCTGACAGGCTGCTCACCGATTTCCACACTGAATCAAAACGCCGCATAGGATATCTTTCAAGGAGCCACGACAACACAAGCGCAAGAATACTTAACGCCTTTGCGATAGGCGTATCACTTATAGACCCCGAATGCCGCATATCACTCAAATGCGACCGCCCGAATTCCCCTGAATACTACCGCAGAGAGTGGGATCATGAGGGCGTTAAGATGTTTGCTGACTTTGACTACTCAAACAACCAGGACATAGCAGGTCGTGCAGGTCTTTTCATCATTAAGGACGGCAAGGATGTGCGTCTCGGAAAGCCTTTCTTCAACTGGGGCAAGTACTATGTTCAGATAGTACAGTCGGTACTCTCAGGTATGTGGGATATCAACGAGAAGAACAAGACGCAGAATGCTGCGAACTACTGGTTCGGACTTTCGACCGGTGTGGTTGACATTCTCGTATCAGACCTCCCCTACCAGACAAACAAGCTGTTGTCATTTATGAAAAATGCGATAATCAACGGAAACATCGATCCATTCTCAGGTGAGCTGCACAGCCAGGACGGAATGGTGATCCAGCAGAACAATTCACCGAGCAGAAAAGTATCTGCTGAGCAGGAAAAAATGAAGACCTCAGACATCGCTGAGATAACATGGCTCAATGACAACATTGACGGTGAATTTACTTTCCGATACGCTTAACAAGCGAAGGAGAAGAATATGAAGATACTCATAATAGCCGATGAGGAATCAAAATCTCTATGGGATTTTTACACGCCGGAAAAGCTGGCAGGCGTTGACCTTATAATATCCTGCGGAGATCTCAAAGCAGAATACCTTGAATTCCTTGTGACTATGAGCACAGCCCGGCTGCTTTATGTACCCGGCAACCACGACACCAAATACACCACTCACCCTCCCGAGGGCTGCGAGAACATTGACGGCAAGGTATTCACCTTTGGCGGAATAAGGTTCTTCGGGCTCGGCGGCTCGATGAAATACGGTGTTGAGCCATATATGTACACCGAAAAGGAAATGCGCAAGAAGATATGGCATTCAAAGGTATCGCTGATAAACAACGCTGGCTTTGACGTTCTCGTGACACACTCGCCGGCAAGAGGATACGGCGACATGGACGATCTGCCGCACAAGGGCTTTGAATGCTTCAACGAGCTTATGGAGCGCTGCCGCCCGAAATATATGCTGCACGGCCATGTTCATGCCACATACGGAAGCCGTTTCAAGCGTGTTCTCAATCACCCGAGCGGCGCAAGGATAATAAACGGCTTTGAGAGATACATTCTCGAAATTGACGAGAACAACAAGGCTGATATGACAAAGCGTGAGATAATCACAAGACTTATTGGTGCGTTTCTATAGTCTGACAGACAGCAAAAACCACCGCTTTCATTTGGGGAAGCGGTGGCTTTTTAGTTATTCAGTTGTGATCATGCTCGCTTGTCAACATACGCCTTTGCGGCTTTGTAGTAAGCGTAGAGCGCCTTGACCATGTTCTTGTTGGCTGCTGACTGATTTGCATTATTTGCTATGGCTTCGCAGTAGTCGATGACGTTGTAGTTCTCGATGATTATTGCGTTTTCGCTGTCTGCTGTTTCTGAACCTTCAAATCCGTAAACAACTATCTTGCCGTTCTCCTTGTCAAGCTCATATGCAAGCTGCGGAGCAACGTCATAGTAATAGCCGGTCTTGTTCTTGGGAAGGTCTTTGAGTGCTAAGACTTTATCGCCGACCTGTATTTTCACAGCATTAAGCTCTGCGGTTGTAAGAGTTGTGGCAACTGTGAAATAGTGGCGGACAAATACATCGCTTGTAGTAATAACTGTTGAACCCTTGTATGTGACCTTTGCGCCCTGAGCAGCTATAGGTCTGACAAATGGTGTCTCGCTCTTGGGTGCTACATTTGAAACGTCTGTCAAGATTCCTTCCCCACTGTTTGCGAGCAGGGTTGTGTTGTTGCTGAGTGCCGTCTGAGTATAGCCGCCGTAGTTGAGCATTGCCTTAAGGACTTCTGCGCCGTCAAGGTTGGACTTTATTGCTGCCTCGGCATAATCCTTGATACTTCTTGTCTTTGTATCGACCGGCTTGTCAAGTGTCGGGAGATAGAGCTCAGCCTTGATGTCGATTGCCATTTCGGAAGCTGTCAGAGGCAGTCTAACTCTGTAATACTTGCCGTTCTTGTCTGACTTGTTGATAGGCTTCTTGACTGTGGTTGTTGTGCCATAGTGGTCGTATGTGAAGACTACATATGCGCCCTCGATAGAGTCAACATCAGTTGCTTCTACAAGGAAATTGAACTCTACCTTTTCCTTGAAGCTGACGGTATTTCCTGTTGAGAATTTTGCACCCTTGATAGTGTACTCAGCCGATTCGAGCTTTGAATAATGCGTCTCATCGCCGCTTGATGATACGGATACTCTGTAATCGCCCGGCTCTGTGGGAGCTGTATTTCCTAAGCATACACCGGCAGATGTGAAGTAAGTATATGTGAGCTTGCCGTAAGCAGTGCCGTTTATTGTGGGCTCGTGGGCTGTGCCGTCGTAGACATAATCGGGCATTGAAAGCGTCCATGTCTGCTCTGACTTATTGGTGACGGTCACAGTGCCGAGCTTTGTTGGTGCTACGGCGTTCCAGTCTGTGCCCTCGGCTATTTTGTACCAAACATAGTATGTGCCGGCAGCATCTGCTTTGATGTTGTCGTATGTTGTCCAGCTCTCGGCATCAGCGGCAGGGGCTGTGTCTGAGGTCGTAACAGCGTATTTTACGGCTGTAGCTTCGCCGAACCTGGGTGTGCCGGGGGGTGTGATAAGCGGTATTTCTGTGTCGTCATAATACTGGTCGCTTACAAGGACAGGGGCGGTGTTCCAGCTGTTATCAGCTTTGGTGATAGTTATCGTTGCCGAGCCGGTCACTGTGGTGTAGTTTGCCTTAGTGACCTTGTAATAAACCGTCTGTGCGCCGTTTGTTACACCTTGGAATGTAGGGTCAGTTGCAGAATAGTTCACTCCGTCAGTGCTGTAGGTAATAGTTGCCGCAACAGGAGCTGTGACAGTAATGCTGTGCGGGGCGCCGTCATACTGGCCTGTGAAGCCTGTGGCAGATATGCCTGTAAGTGATGCAGGTTTTATCGTCACCGGCACGCAAGCCGCCACGGACGCTTTCTCACCGTTGACCGCCTTATACCACACATAGTATATGTCTGCGTTTTTTCCTGAAGGGATAGTTGTGCTGTAAGTTCCGATAGCTGCTGTATCTGTACCGAGCGCATAGTATATCGTGCCGCTGCTTGCCGTGCCTGCGCTGACAAGTGCCTGTGCAGAGCCGGAGTAGGTCGGGTTTAATGCCGAGGGTGCTGTGGTAACTGTAGGGGCGGTCTGCGTGCTACCGTTCAGTGCTGCTTTTGCGGAATTGAAAGCAGTTTCGAGAGTTGTATATATTTCTTCTCCGTTCTGATCAAGTGAAGATGCATCATCATAAATACTATTCAAATAAACATCTGCGTTCATAATAGCAATATGCAAAGCGTTAAGCAGAGCTGCGCCGCCATTTACTTCATTTAAAGCCGTTGTATTTGAATCATCTGAATACCATTGATTTGCCGATGTGGATAAGGATCTAAGACCACTGGCAGTATGATTTGCAGCCTTAGCTACAATAGATGTATCCCACAGCGCATCTTCCCAGTTGACATTTGCCGGAACTGTACCGGCCACTATAGCAAATGCCAGCAGGCTGGCTGTCATTCGCTTACATGCATTGCCCATTGTTTCTCCCTCCTTGCTTTTTACCGATATTTATTATATTAGTATTATATCATAAAATCATGCATTTGTCTACTCTATTATATGAGCTTGATTGTAAATTCTTCCGTTTCTGCCCGATTTAACTACGTTTCGAGTGAGGGTTGGTAGAGAATATAAGCGTGAATGCTACTTTTTTTCTACCATTTTTTCTACCAAAATAACACGTTTTTTGATTTCTTTTTCTTGATTCCACTTTCGCTGATTATATTTGTAAGCACCAATTATCGAAGATTTCAATGCAGTCTTTTCCGATAAAACTGTATTTGAAAGGAAATAGTACGATGATTGATGCACTTTACAACTACCGCCAGGGTGAAATTCACTCTGCCGAGTTCTCTGTCGAGTAGGGCAAGCTCTGCATTCCGTTTGAAGATTCGCTGAGCGAGGAGCAGATTGATATATTCCACAAGATACTGGACTGCGTGAGCGAGACTGCCTCCGCTGAGATGAGAGCTGCCTACAAGGTCGGCTTCAAGGACGGTGCCGAGATGATGCGTGAGGTAATGGAGTAAACATACAAGTCTAACGATACAAAATAGAGCAGGGATACACGCTCCGATCATGGAGAATGTATCCCTGTTTTCTTAATTATTACTCTGAACCGATTGACGAAACAGTGAAAATATGGTATGATAATATAGGATATTAGTATTTACAGAAAGGCTGATATTATGGCAGGTAACAAAAGTCTAAATGCTGCTGCAAAAGCAAAGCAGGACGAGTTTTATAAGCAGCTCACGGATATTGAAAAGGAACTGCGTTACTATAAAAAGCATTTCAGGGGGAAAACAGTACTTTGCAACTGTGATGATCCCTATGAGAGTAATTTCTTCCGATATTTTGCAATGAATTTCAATTTCCTCGGTCTGAAGAAGCTGATAGCCACCTGTTACACGGGTTCTCCGATCGCAGTCGGCAGCTTTCTTTCTTTGATGCTGAGGAGGGTGAACCGAATCGCCCATACAAGGCTGTCATCACTACGGTATATGACAAGACAGGTGACGGTGGTGTGGATATGTTCGATGTGGCTGAACTGTTCCGCACGGGTGAGAATGAGCTGACGGAGCTTGAGGGTGACGGTGACTTCCGTTCGCCTGAGTGCCTTGCTCTGCTTGATGAAGCGGAAACCTTCCTCAGAACTTTGATACAATGCCCCGCACATGGAAGTGTAGAAAACGGCTTAAAACAAAGGCTTTCAGCAGATTTGAGTGTTCTGCTGAAAGCCGTCTTTTTTTATGTCTTGAAATGAGACTACGATCACAAGAGCTGTTTGAACCATCCTCCGCAGTCAAAATAAAAAGGTATAGGGAAAATAAAAATGTATATTCCGTTTCTTTACACACATTCTCAATATTTTCATTATTCTTGTAGTCATTTTAGAAATATCATCATGAAAACAATCAACGTAATCAGTACACTGATCATCATTGTGGGAGGATATATTGTTGCCGCAATAATCAGCCCTACTATCTTTACTACTAATTCAAGCACAAGAATTGTCATAACAATGGCAAGTACCGCATCAGTAAAGGCAGATAGTCTCTCCTTATCCATATTTCCCCCTGATCATTACCAATTTTCATACCTTTGACCGGTATTCAGTGATGTCATACTCTGCATTTCAGATTCAGACATCTCAACAGTTTTATCATCCTGCGTCCATGTGCCAAGTCCGATTACCGGCATCTTGTACCCGCTGTTTAAGGCAACACCGCACGACCCGCGGCTAACGCATCTGATGCACAGGGGTCGTGCGGTGTTGCCTTAATAAAACCTCTTTTCCTGATACGCTCTTACTGACAAGGGAATTACTCTCAATCCACGGAGCCAGCATCTCATCGATCTCTTCATCTGAAAAGGTATCGGAGCTGTAGTTTGCCGGAAACTGAATGTCCTTATATTCGCCGATCCGTTCCGCTGTCCTTACCCGTTCCTGAAATCCTTCAGATAGCTGCTCTGCCCGGATCCCTGGCTTGTGCTGAATGGTATGACCGTCTTTTCTGAAAGATCCGTTAATTCCAAATACCGGGCAAGAGGCGTAGAAACATATTTCCAGATCAGACCACCTATGATGACCGTGCTGTATTCTTTCAGATCCGGAAGATCATCTACGATCTCCGGTAGATTTCCGGTACGTCGTTCTTCCTGAGCGATATCCGATGTCTCATATCCGTCCTTCGGGTATGCTTTTACCGTCCTGATCTCATAAATATCGGCTCCGGTAGTTTCCGCAATGCGCTTTGCTATGCTCTTTGTGTTTTCCGACCAAGAATAATAGACCACGATCATACTGCCGCTTGATTCATCCTCGGTGACTTCGTTATCTGCATTCTCCTGTGCAGCCGTTGATGTATCAGGTACCTGAGACTCTTCAGATGTCCCGGCAGTAGCCTGGCATGCCGCCATGCACATTAAGCCCAACACTCCTATCAAAACGATGGAAATGACTTTTTCCAATTCATGCCTATGCTCCTCTCTGAAAAGCCATATTAAAGCAGATTTTATATGCTCTCCATATACGCTCTTATTTCCTTCATCCGATCACTCTGCTCTACCTTACTTACCTTTCTATTTTTGATTGCCTGTCCCCCAACCGTGATTCTCGCCGGCATTTGTCCTTTTGTTCTGTGCCATAACGCCCGCCAATGGATGCGGAACATAAGGTTCTTCCAGATAAGCGATCTCGGAATCCTTAAGCTCCATATCCACCGCCTTTACAGCACCCTCAATATGATGGAGCTTTGTTGCGCCCACGATCGGAGCAGTTACTTTTGTAAGAAGCCAAGCCAGAGAAAGCTCTGTCATCGTCACGCCACGCTTCTCGGAAAGCTCCGCCACACGGGAAATGATCACATTGTCCTGATCCGCCGTGGCATTATACTTGAACTCTGCATAGGCGTCCTCTACGGCACGTTTTGTATCGCTTTCTCCCGGCTTTCTGGAAAGGCGTCCGCTTGCCAGCGCACTGTATGGAGTAAGAGCAATTTTTTCTTCCTCACAATACGGAACCATTTCCCGCTCTTCCTCACGGAAGATCAGGTTATAATGTCCCTGAATGGATACGAATTTTGCAAAGCCTTCTTTTTCAGCAAGTGCATTTGCCTTTGCAAGCTGCCATGCAAAGCAGTTGGAAATGCCTATATATCTTGCTTTCCCTGCTTTCACGATGCGGTTCAGCCCGTCCATCACATCCTCTATAGGCGTATTCCAGTCCCACATATGATAGATATATAAATCCACATAATCCATGCCAAGATTCGCAAGGCTTATATTGATCATGTTTTCAATATGCTGCTGCCCGCTGATTCCGTTTTCAATCTCGTCCGGTGTGCGTGGAAGAAACTTTGTCGCAACAACTACATCCTCACGCTTTGCGAAATCCCGGAGCGCACGTCCGACAAACTGCTCACTTGTACCTCCCTGATAGGCAATCGCCGTATCATAGAAATTCACGCCCAAATCAAGCCCCCGCTTGATGATCTCTCTGGAATGCTCCTCGTCGATCGTCCAGCTATGTTGTCCCTTTGCAGCATCACCGAATCCCATACATCCCATACAGATGCGGGACACATTCAGATCGGAATTTCCAAGTTTAACATACTTCATCTCTCATCCCTCCTCGTCATATTGCCTTTGTTACACGCTCGATCCAAGCATTGATGTCCGCCTGCGAAGTCAGCATATCTGATCCTCCCTGTGAATCAAACTGTATCTTCATGTCAGGAAGAAACCTCGCACCGACACAGCCATTCTGTATATCCTTGATCACATGACCCGGCCATCCGCCATGCGTCATAAACGGTATCACCGTTTTCTGCGACCAGTCATTTGCATTTAGGAATGTCAGCACCGCAGGAGCCATCGTGTACCACCATGTCGGCGTACCTATGGCTACCACATCGTAGTCCGCTACATTTACCGAAAGAGGCTTTATTTCCGGCTGAAAGCCCTCATCCACCTCACGCTGTCCCTGACTTACCACCTTACTGTTAGATCCGCCATAAGCCGGATATGGAGTGACGGTCTCTATCTCCGTATAATCAGCCCTCAGTGCCTGCTGTAACTGCTTTGCGATCATTCTTGTATTACCGTTTGAAAAAGAATAACAAACGACTAATATTTTCTTTCCCATATATTGTATGCCTCCTTATTTTACTTTTTCATGTTCCTTTCCCAAAAATCTATTCTCCAACATCTACCTATAACTTCCCGTCAATTTATTTGCTTACTACTTTGATTTCTGCTGCAATTCTTGAATTCAGCTTGTTTTCCCATGACGGATCCCCTATGATCCTTCCGACAGGCACCTCACGAAAAATATCATGGTAATTCCTGCATACGACAACCAATGCATTATACTCTCTGCAATACATCAGTGCTTTTTCTTTTGCCTGCATGACCGTCGCTTTTTCATCAAAGAATGGTCTTTCAGGCAATTCGGCATAATATTCGATATCCGAATATGCCTGCATAGACAATTTCAAGGGCAGCATCTGTATAATATCCGCAGATGTCTTGTTTTCCGCATACTCCATATCATAGGCTTTTCCGTTTATCAGTATCTGAAACATCATTCACCCTGTCAATTTTTCTCTGCCGCCTTATTTACACAGGCAAGCGCATTCAGACTTCTCGGATAGCTAATAAACGGCAGGCACTGAGAAATTACTTTGATCAGAAATTTCTTGTCATTTCCCACATTCATGTTGGCTGAAGCATGAGCGGTAAGCTGTGGTTCACAGCCACCTTGTGCAGCAATGAAGCAAAAGGTGATCATCTCCCTCTGTGCATAGTCAAGCCCCGTCCTTGTGTAGTAATCTCCAAAACAATTATCCGCAAGCCAGTAATTGATATGCCTTGATTCCTCCGGACCGGATCTCCAGTAGTCTTTCATTCCTTCGCCAAAGATATCTACCTGTGCCTGTGTGCCAAGCTCCCTGCGATTCTCCGGTGTCGTAGTTGCCTGTCCTTCAAGTGGAAGTGTGATACCCTTTTCTTCAAACACCTTGTTCGTTGCATCCAAAAACGGAAGCACCCTCCCAAACCCCAGATATGCAGTCGCCTGATAGACGATTTCCTTGATTTCAATCGGTGTGACATCAAAATTCATAGCCGCCGGCAAAAGCCTCCATTAAAGCCAATGATATCACGATAAAACCGCTGTTCTTCATCCTGCTGCTCTTTGGACGCAACCAAAATGCAAGGGATATTTTTCAATTCCTCTACACTCACACAATCAAGTTTAGCAAGCGGACTATGTGTTGCGATCTCCACATAACATACCGTTTCTGTAAGAACAAGATTCTCGTAGGCATCATGAAATGCTCGTCTCTGATCATGAAAGGAAATATCGATCCTGTCATTTACAAGTCCTTCATACAGGTCTTCATGATTTCCGCTTATCACCTTGATATCTACAGTCGGATATTTCTCCGAAAAAGCTGCTACCGCTCTGTTAAACTGATCACCGCTATAGGTAGAAAGTACCCCCAGTCTTAATTCAGCTGCATCTTTTCTGGCTATCCTTACCGTTTCGTGGCAAAGCTGCTCCAAGTCTGCCGTGATGATCAAGCTCTTTTTATAGAAATGCTCTCCGGCTTCTGTAATGAACTGACCCCAAAAAGTTAGACAAACTTTTCAAAGAAAACTTGTGCAAAGCGACTAAGAGAGATCTTGGTCGCTTTTGTTATGCAGCGTTGAGCCTGTATTCAACAGGTGACATACCATCAAGCTTAAGCTTGATGCGCTTTGTGTTGTACCAAGCGATGTATGAATGTAGTTCTGAAATGAAGTGCTCAACAGATGAGAATTCCTGTAAGTAGAGAAGTTCTGTTTTCAGCAATCCAAAGAAGTTTTCTGCACAGGCGTTATCAAGACAGTTTCCCTTTCGTGACATGCTTTGTCTTATGCCTTTATCTTTGAGCATTTTCTGGTACTGCTTGTGCTGATACTGCCAGCCCTGATCTGAATGCAAAATGAGTCCGGTGTTTTCCGGTATCTTTGCAAATGCTTTATTCAACATATCGGTCACTTGATTCAAATTAGGGTGGTAACTCAGGTTGTAGGACACAACCTCTCCGTTGAAAAGATCGATGATGGGCGACAGATACAGCTTGACACCAAACAGAGCAAACTCTGTCACATCTGTGACCCATTTCTGATTTGGCTTATCCGCTTTAAAATCACGTTCCAGAAGATTTGGTGCTATTCTGCCGACTTCACCCCTGAATGAGTTGTATTTCTTCATGCGAACGCGGCAGAATATACCCATTTTACGCATTAAACGCTGTACCGTCTTGTGGTTTATCATATGCGTTTTTCTCAGTCCTTTCGTTATCCTGCGATAGCCATAGCGTCCTTTGCTTTCATCATATATCCTGCGTATATCCTCCTTGATTGCTGCATACTTATCCGGTTTCGGATTATTGAATCGTTTGCTGTAATAGTAATAGGTGCTGCGAGGGATACCGGCAACATCAATGAGCAGACCTATCTTGTGTTCATGCCTCAGTTCCCAGATCACTTGTGCTTTTTCTCTTGCCGTACCCTTTCGGAAACCAAGGCATTCAATTTTTTTAAGTATGCATTCTCCGCACGAAGACGCTGAACCTCGGCTATGAGGTCTTCTTCGACTTCTTTTTTCAGTTTTGGAGGACGACCTGTTGATTTGCGCCCACGACGTTCAACATAAAATCCTTCTTTGCCTTCTTCAAGATAGATGCGCTCCCACTTCGCAACTGTCTTATCTCCTTGTGGAATGTCAAATTGTCTTGCAGTTTCCATATAACTTAATTTCTCGTTCTGCATTGTTTCAACCACTTTGATCTTAAATTCGGGTGTGTATCTCTTATTGGGTATTCCTTTAGGCATAAAAATGCCCCCCTTTCGTTAGATTCCTAATTGGTATGTTTCTATTATACCACATTGTCTAACAAAAGGGGAGCATTTCATAAGTTCAAAGCTACGGTTTTTTCGTATAATGAGCTTTGCCCCTATTTCATCCTCAAGAGACTGTATAGACCGTGAAATCCCTGACTGCGAAATATGGCATAATTCTGCTGCTTCCGTAAAGCTGTTTTCCTGTATTACGGTTTGAAAATGCTGTATCTGACGAAGCATCATAAGACATCACCTCCGGATTTTTTCTTCACATAGATAAGCCGGATATCATAGCCCAGCTTGTCAAGCATCTCGACAAACACTTTATTGATGATGCCTTCTTTTTTATTAATCAACCTGCTAACATACGGTGCAGATGTTCCGACCATCTGTGCCAACTGTGCCTGTGTGACGCCTTCTTCCAAGCATTTCACCTTAACATCGATTTCAAGATTGTTTTTTATCATGCTTAAGCCCCGTTTCGTGCAATACTATTTCATCAATCGGATAATTTATTATACCACAAAT from Ruminococcus sp. NK3A76 includes these protein-coding regions:
- a CDS encoding metallophosphoesterase; translated protein: MKILIIADEESKSLWDFYTPEKLAGVDLIISCGDLKAEYLEFLVTMSTARLLYVPGNHDTKYTTHPPEGCENIDGKVFTFGGIRFFGLGGSMKYGVEPYMYTEKEMRKKIWHSKVSLINNAGFDVLVTHSPARGYGDMDDLPHKGFECFNELMERCRPKYMLHGHVHATYGSRFKRVLNHPSGARIINGFERYILEIDENNKADMTKREIITRLIGAFL
- a CDS encoding adenine-specific methyltransferase EcoRI family protein, which encodes MAGNKSLNAAAKAKQDEFYKQLTDIEKELRYYKKHFRGKTVLCNCDDPYESNFFRYFAMNFNFLGLKKLIATCYTGSPIAVGSFLSLMLRRVNRIAHTRLSSLRYMTRQVTVVWICSMWLNCSARVRMS
- a CDS encoding adenine-specific methyltransferase EcoRI family protein; this translates as MTTVYDKTGDGGVDMFDVAELFRTGENELTELEGDGDFRSPECLALLDEAETFLRTLIQCPAHGSVENGLKQRLSADLSVLLKAVFFYVLK
- a CDS encoding TMEM175 family protein → MDKERLSAFTDAVLAIVMTILVLELVVKIVGLIIAATIYPPTMMISVLITLIVFMMIFLK
- a CDS encoding flavodoxin; the encoded protein is MAACQATAGTSEESQVPDTSTAAQENADNEVTEDESSGSMIVVYYSWSENTKSIAKRIAETTGADIYEIRTVKAYPKDGYETSDIAQEERRTGNLPEIVDDLPDLKEYSTVIIGGLIWKYVSTPLARYLELTDLSEKTVIPFSTSQGSGQSSYLKDFRNG
- a CDS encoding aldo/keto reductase; amino-acid sequence: MKYVKLGNSDLNVSRICMGCMGFGDAAKGQHSWTIDEEHSREIIKRGLDLGVNFYDTAIAYQGGTSEQFVGRALRDFAKREDVVVATKFLPRTPDEIENGISGQQHIENMINISLANLGMDYVDLYIYHMWDWNTPIEDVMDGLNRIVKAGKARYIGISNCFAWQLAKANALAEKEGFAKFVSIQGHYNLIFREEEREMVPYCEEEKIALTPYSALASGRLSRKPGESDTKRAVEDAYAEFKYNATADQDNVIISRVAELSEKRGVTMTELSLAWLLTKVTAPIVGATKLHHIEGAVKAVDMELKDSEIAYLEEPYVPHPLAGVMAQNKRTNAGENHGWGTGNQK
- a CDS encoding flavodoxin → MGKKILVVCYSFSNGNTRMIAKQLQQALRADYTEIETVTPYPAYGGSNSKVVSQGQREVDEGFQPEIKPLSVNVADYDVVAIGTPTWWYTMAPAVLTFLNANDWSQKTVIPFMTHGGWPGHVIKDIQNGCVGARFLPDMKIQFDSQGGSDMLTSQADINAWIERVTKAI
- a CDS encoding cyclophilin-like fold protein, whose product is MMFQILINGKAYDMEYAENKTSADIIQMLPLKLSMQAYSDIEYYAELPERPFFDEKATVMQAKEKALMYCREYNALVVVCRNYHDIFREVPVGRIIGDPSWENKLNSRIAAEIKVVSK
- a CDS encoding LysR family transcriptional regulator substrate-binding protein — its product is MIITADLEQLCHETVRIARKDAAELRLGVLSTYSGDQFNRAVAAFSEKYPTVDIKVISGNHEDLYEGLVNDRIDISFHDQRRAFHDAYENLVLTETVCYVEIATHSPLAKLDCVSVEELKNIPCILVASKEQQDEEQRFYRDIIGFNGGFCRRL
- a CDS encoding IS3 family transposase; amino-acid sequence: MIWELRHEHKIGLLIDVAGIPRSTYYYYSKRFNNPKPDKYAAIKEDIRRIYDESKGRYGYRRITKGLRKTHMINHKTVQRLMRKMGIFCRVRMKKYNSFRGEVGRIAPNLLERDFKADKPNQKWVTDVTEFALFGVKLYLSPIIDLFNGEVVSYNLSYHPNLNQVTDMLNKAFAKIPENTGLILHSDQGWQYQHKQYQKMLKDKGIRQSMSRKGNCLDNACAENFFGLLKTELLYLQEFSSVEHFISELHSYIAWYNTKRIKLKLDGMSPVEYRLNAA
- a CDS encoding helix-turn-helix domain-containing protein, with amino-acid sequence MPKGIPNKRYTPEFKIKVVETMQNEKLSYMETARQFDIPQGDKTVAKWERIYLEEGKEGFYVERRGRKSTGRPPKLKKEVEEDLIAEVQRLRAENAYLKKLNALVSERVRQEKKHK
- a CDS encoding LysR family transcriptional regulator, which gives rise to MMLRQIQHFQTVIQENSFTEAAELCHISQSGISRSIQSLEDEIGAKLIIRKNRSFELMKCSPFVRQCGIIETYQLGI
- a CDS encoding helix-turn-helix domain-containing protein — its product is MIKNNLEIDVKVKCLEEGVTQAQLAQMVGTSAPYVSRLINKKEGIINKVFVEMLDKLGYDIRLIYVKKKSGGDVL